The genomic region GATAATCGACCTTCTTTCCGGTTTGGCGAAAGTTTTTGTCGTCGGCGATGTCAAGCAGAGCATTTATGCCTGGCGCGGCGCCGATTGCGGCCTGTTTGTCGAGCGTTTAAAAAATGCCGGCGCAGGCGAGATAAAATCCCGTGTGGATTTGAATGAAAATTTCCGTTCCCGACCAGGCATTTTGAATTTCGTCAACGAAGTTTTTTCACGGACTATGACGGCTTCTGTCGCTGCGGTAGATTATGACGAAAACGCGGCCCTTAAGCCTTTTAAAGCTTCATCGGAACAAGTGCGAAAACCTGATGTGGAATTGATTATTGTCGATGAAGACCCTGCCGAAGATGGGCAGAGCGACAAAGAAGAGGACGATGAGACCGGAATGGTTTCTTCAGACGCAATAAATCGCAGGGCACTGACAGTCGCTCACCGAATAAAAGAGCTTGTGGATATTGAGAAATTTCAGGTCTATGACAAAGCCGGCGATTGTTACCGTCCATGCAGATTCAGCGACATTGTAATCCTGACAAGAGCTTTCGAGTCGCGTGCCAATAATTATGTCCAGATACTCCGCTCGGCAAATATTCCTGTCATCAGCGATAGTTCCGCAGGCTATTTTGAAACTACCGAAATTAACGATATGCTTTCGCTGCTGCAGATTCTTGACAATCCGCGGCAGGATATTCCGCTTGCTTCTGTTTTGAGAAGTCCGATTTTCGGCGTCAGTGATACCGAACTTTCGGCGATAAAGGCTCAGCAGAAGGATAAAACTGATTATTATTCGTTACTCGAATTTATTGCGGCAAAATCTGACGATGAAAAACTGCGAAAGAGGATTACCGATATTTTACGCCGGCTCGACGATTGGCGTTCTCTTGCCCGTCGCGGTTCTTTGGCCGATTTGATATGGCAGATATATTCGCAAACCGATTTTCTGTCTTATGTTTCCGCTATGCCCGGCGGTTCCCAGCGGCGGGCTAATCTGCTCAAGCTTCATCAGCGGGCGATACAGTTTGAAAATTTCGCGTCCAGCTTCAACATTATCTCGCTTTCCCGGTTCGTTGATTTCCTGCAGAAGCTTCTCGAATCCGGCGGAGATTGGGCTCCGGCCGAGCCGGACAGTTCCGCTTCGAATGCCGTGCGGGTGATGAGCGTTCACAAAAGCAAAGGTCTGGAATTTCCTGTTGTAATCCTTGCCGAAACAAACAGGGAATTCAGGTTCGGTTCTCATATCGGCGATTGTATTACGGACAGCCAGGCGACAATCGGACTCAGGATAATCGATGACGGCAGCGGTATGAAACTATCTTCGCTCACATGGCAGGTAATCAGGGAAAGACAGAGGAAGCAAAGTCTTGCCGAAGAGATGAGAATTTTATATGTAGCAATGACCCGCGCCAGGGACAAACTTATTCTGTCAGGCGCGACCGAATCGAAAAATTCTATCTCCTTATTGAGCAATGCCGCTCATTATGATTCTGGAAAGCTTCCTTCATGGCTGATAGAATCCGCCAAAAGCGAACTTGACTGGATTTTATTGTCTTTCGCGAAATATAGGAAGCTGCATACTCATTTCGAACTTCCGGTAAAAGTCCCCGGCCGAGAGGATAATCTTTTTGATTTGAAAGTATATCAGCCTGACGAGATTTCGCAGATTGAAGGGCGGTTATTGAAAAAACGTTCTGTCAGCAGATATAACCGGATAAAATCCCCTTTGCCGGACAAACAATTATTCGATGATATTACCGGCAGATTAAACTGGTGTTATCCGTTTAAAAAGGCCGCCTCGATAAAAGCCAAGCAGTCCGTAACATCTCTTGTCCATGCACAGGAGCAGTTCGCCGAGGCCGATTATGATTTTTCATTCGAATCTTTCGAAAAAACTGCGGGTAAAACCGATAGCCTTGTTATCGGCAGCGCAACTCATCTTGTTATGCAGAATATCGATTTGAAACAGGCGGTCAGTGAAAGTGCAATTCGCCGAACAATAGCTGATTTGGTCGGCAAAGGCTGTATGACAAAGCAGGCTGCCGAAAAAATTAATGTTTTATCTATTCTGAAATTTTTCGACAGCGCCCCGGGCAAATTGGTACTGAATGACGAAAATACTGTAATGAGGGAATGGCCTTTTACTTACGCATCTTCGGCGGCGGATTTATATCCTGACATGAAAAACGGCAAAGATGAAAAGATTATCGTTCAGGGCATTATCGATATGCTGATAAAAATGCCGAATGGAGCGGTTGTAATCGATTTTAAGACCGACCATATCAGTTCTGCCGGCGTGCAGCAGAGAGCTGGAAATTATGCGCCGCAATTAAAATGGTATTGCAAAGCGGTCAGCGACATTTTGAAAGCGGAGAATGTATCCGGTTATTTATATTTTCTTACTGTCGGCATGCCGATAAAAATCGTTTAGTTTTATTCGTTCGGTTCAATATGAATGACGATATTTACCGGCTGGGAGATTTGCCGGTGCATTTCATTTTCAAGGGCTTCCGCAATATCGTGAGCCGCTGTTATCGAAAGTGTCGGGTCGACAAGGATATGCAAATCCATAAAAAGTTCTCTGCCGACGGTTCTTGTCCGCAGCTTGTGCCAGTTTCGTATTTGCGGCTGCGATGAAATAATCTGTTTGATTTGCTGGTTTGTTTTTTCATCGACGGCTCTTGCCGTGAACTGTCCGATTGAGTCTTTTAGTATTTTAATTGCCACAAAAACAATCATTAGACCGACGAAAATCGCTGCCATCTGGTCTGCGTAAGCAAGGCCTAACATGGAGGATATGGCTCCTATCGCTACTGCCAGCGAGCTTAAAGCGTCTGAACGGTGGTCCCACGCATTGGCATAAAGCATCGAGCTGGACAATCTGACAGCTACTCTTTTTGTAACGACAAACGAGTATTCCTTGAGAATGATTGCTATCACGGCAACAGTGAGAACCGGCATGCCTATTTGCGAGATTTTATGGTCCGCGATGCTGTGGACCGCTTTGATAACCATATATCCGCCCGCTATGCCCAGCGGAATCCCTGTGAAAACGGTAATAAAGTTTTCAGCCCAGCCGTGTCCGTATGGATGGTCTTTATCCGGTTCTTTTTTGCTTATCTTTACGCCGAGAATAATTGCAAAATCTGTCATAAGGTCTGACAGAGAATGAAATCCGTCGGCTACCATTGCCATCGAAGATACAATTAAACCTGTAATAATTTTTGCTATTACGAGAGATAGGTTGATAAATATCCCCAACCACGTGACTTTTATGATTTGGTCGAAAGCCTCGTTATTTTTTTGCTCTTTGGACATTTTATCAGTCTGTAATTTTTTGTATTATAGCCGTGACTTTGTCTATGTATTTCTGCGGGTCCGCATCTTCTTTGAATTCAGCGATTAGTCTAATTACAGGCTCTGTATTACTTGTCCGCAAATGAACCCAGCCGTCTTCGAGGTCAAACCTGCATCCATCGTCCTCATTTACTTTCGCCTTTTTGAATATTTTTTTTGCCTGCGTAATTATTTTCTCAGCCTGCTTTTTATCAGCGGCAAATTTTTGTTTTATCGTTTGATAAGCCGGTATTTCGTCAACGAGCTGGCTTATTGTTTTTCCGGTTTCGGCGCAAAGCTGCAGGATAATCGCTATCCCGACAAGACTGTCGCGTACAGGCCCGACTCTCAAATCGATAACTCCGCCGTTGCCTTCGCCGCCGATTACGCAGTTATTTTTTATCATTGCCCCTGCGACGTTCGCCTCGCCTACCGGCGTTCGGATAACTTCGCATCCGGCCTCCTGCGCGACATCGTCAATCATTCGTGACGTAGAAAGATTAGCCGCTGCCGAGCCTTTTCTATGGCTGAAAATATATTTTGCCGCAAGCGCAAGTGTGTATTCTTCGCCGATATATCTGCCGTTTTCATCGACGATTGCCAGCCTGTCGGCGTCGGGGTCCTGGGCAAACCCCATATTAGCACCGTTTTTCTTAACCGCTTCGCACAGTTGCGTCAGGTTTTCGGCCAGCGGTTCCGGTTTATGTGCGAACAAGCCGGTCGGCGCATCGTTTATCGCTATAACCCGGCAGCCGAACATCGACAGAAGTCTTTTTCCGGGCCTTGCTCCTGCTCCGTTTACGCTGTCCAGAACGACTCTGAACCTCTTTCCGATTATCTGGCTCTTGCTTACACAGGCAAGAACCTTTTCGATATGAACGGTATCGCCGCTGTAATCTATTATAATCCTGCCGCACTCGGCGGAGGAGACGAAAGCGAAATTGCCTTCGGTAAAAATAGTCTTTATTTTTTCCGCCATTCCTGCCGGCGGGGCAATTCCTTTGCTTGTAAGCAGCTTGATTCCGTTGTATTCGATTGGATTATGAGAGGCGGTAACAACCACGCCGCCGTCGCATTCGAGATGCCTGACCATAATGCCTACGGTTGGAGTGGTTACCGTTCCCAAATCGATTATATTTACACCGACCGAGCATAACCCCGATGCTATGGCCATTTTTATCATATCGCCTGACGGTCTGCTGTCAGAGCCGATAGCGATGGTAAGTTTCTTTTTGCCTTTGGAGTTTTTGAGAAATGTGCCGAACGCGCAGCCATAGTTCGCCGCCGTTGACGCGTTTAGATTTTCTCCGACAATTCCCCTCATTCCGCTGATTGAGATAATTAGGTTCTGTGCCATTGTACTTTCAATTAAACTAAGGACTATCTTGTCTATATTTGTCTGGTTTTCTCAAGTACTTCCTTGAGCCTGGACACTACAGTTTTAACCTGTTCAGTTTTAAGGTCAAGTATTTCTTGCAGTGCCTCCCCAATATAAGGCAGGTATGTTTCGATATAGCCTCTTTTGGCTAATTCCTGTTTAATGCGTTTTTGTCTCCTCAGGTGCATTCCGAGTTTGCGTCCGCATTCCTGAATGGCCAGCTTTATTTCTTTTATTATTTCCGGATAATGGGCAATAGCTTCCTTGCTTTCCGAAGTAAACGGCACCCATACCGATGCGATATGAACCATAAGAATGATTGGCCCCATCGGCAAAGCGCCTCTTGACTGCGAAAGGCTGTAGTTTCGCCAGTTGATTTCGGTAACCGCTTTGTGGATGGCGCACGCACCCTGCTGATAGAGCAGGGGTACGCGGTTGGCGAACCGCTTCAGTTCCATTTGTACTTGTTTGTCCTCATCATCGCCGTTGCCGCTATCCTGTTCAGTTTTGAATCCGTATGCGATTGCAGCCTCGATAAGAAACGGATTTCCCCGGTAAACGCTTGGCTTTCTTGTGCAGGTGGCGTAAAATTCCGCCTCGACAGTTCTTTTTAATCCGTGCTCAAGTTCGGTTTCACCTATCGGCCCGATGCAGTTTACCGGCGGAGCCATTATTTTTGTTTCATTTATTATACCGTGCAAAACTTCAGCCTCTTTCAAAGTCAGTGCTGTCAGGCGCATATTCTTTGAAAGTTTTGCTTTTTTGCACATCTCGCATGCCATATTGGAACTTACGCGGGAAAAATCACGGTGCAGGAAAGCTGAAAGATTTTTGGCTGTACTTTCCCTTGCCATATTGTAAAACAGCCCCAGTTCGACGCCGTAAGGATGGGGTTTTATCTCAACAGGTATAAAAGGCCTTTTATTGAGTTGCCGTTTGTATTCATATAATGTGCCGTCCGGCGAATTATAGATTATCTCGGCATGCGGATTGGCCATCGCCGTCATTGCGAGGTATTCATCGACGGACTGCTTTCCCTTCTGGTATTTTCCTTCGAGTGTTATGATTACCTGCGTTCCCGTAGGCAGTTCGAAATCGCAGTCTTCGTCAAGCACGACCATAGGCTTATTTTTGCCGGTGTCGATTTGTACATGATAATGCGATGCTTTTTTTCTTTTGTCGGTTCTTGAAATAATCTGTACAGGTTCGCCGGTAGTTAGTAATCCGTACATTCCCGCCGCCGATATGCCGATACCCTGCTGGCCTCTGGACATTTTAAGGCTGTGAAACTTGCTGCCGTAGAGCAGCTTGGCGAAAATATTTGGAATTTGCTGTTTAACAATGCCGGGTCCATTGTCTCTTACTATTATGGTAAATTTTTTCTCTGTGAGTTGTTTTATAGTTACAGTTATGTCGGGCAGAATATGCGCTTCTTCGCATGCATCGAGCGAATTATCCACAGCCTCTTTGATAGCGGTAAGCAGGGCTTTCCGTGGGTTGTCGAATCCGAGCAACTGCCTGTTTTTGGCGAAGAATTCGCTTACGCTGATATCACGCTGTTTTGCCGCCATTGATTCTGCGGTGCCTGCCCTGGCTGTCCTGGACTTTTCTTTAGGCGTTTCTTCCTGCGGTTGTTCTGAAGGGGTTTCAGCGATTTCTTTTGTTTTTCGGGTCTCTTTTGTTTTTGCCTTTTTCGTGTTTGACTCCGAATCGCCGCCAAAATCAAAACTCATTTGTTCTGTTTGGTGTCTTTTCTTTGTGGCCATATCCGTGACTGTCATTTTATATATTTTCTTTTTAATAGTCAGCCCCGCCATCCTGCGACGACGGGGCTTATGTATCTTTTAGTTCTTTAGCTCAGTTTGCAAACATGGACTTCATTAACGAATCCAAGCGCCGATATTTCCTTTATGGCTTTTTCATCCGGCATAGCGTCGAGACTGACGGCCAGAATCGCTTTTTTCTCAGCGGCCTTTTGTCCTACGCCCATTGTCTGGATATTGATGCTGTGCTTGCCGAGTACCGTACCGACAGCTCCGATTACACCGGGCTTGTCGTCGTTGAAGATAATCATCGCGTTATCAGCAGGCGTCATTTCGACATTGAAACCGTTGATTTCGATAATTCTCATTATTTTCTCGTTGAAAACGGTGCCTGTGAAAGTACAGGCGCCTTTCGCAGTGGTAACTTTAACGCCGAAACCTGAGGCGACGTTCTTGGCTTCAGTATTCTTTGTTACGTCGATACTAATGCCTCTTTCCTTCGCCAGTGCCGATACGTTTACCATATTGACCGGGTCTTCAGATGAAGACTGCAGCAGGCCGATTTGAAACGAACTGGTTACCACTCCTACGCTGTGCTCGGCGATGGAACCGCGGTATTGCAGCTCGACTTTCCTGATTTGGCCGCCTGCGATGACGCTTACAAGCGTTCCGATTCTCTGCGCCAGTGTCGCGTATGCGCTTACGACAGGGGGTGTCGCTCCGCCGGTAGACGGTGCGTTTACTGCGTTTTTAATTACCCCGGTTTTCAGATAATCGGCCAGAATCTGTGCCGCTTCAACGGCGACCTCGACCTGTGCCTCTGCCGTGCTTGCTCCCAAATGCGGAGTAACAAGAATATTCGGAATTTTTTCATATCTCTTGTTTTTCACGGGAGGCTCTTCTGTAAACACATCGAGAGCCGCCGCTGCGATGGTCTTTTTCTCCAAAGCATCGTACAGGGCGTCTTCATTAATAATTCCGCCTCGTGCGCAGTTGATTATTTTTGTAGTCGGCTTCATCATCTTAAACTGTGCTTCGCCAATCATATTGAGAGTCTGTTCGTTTTTCGGAACGTGCACTGTGATAATGTCAGCTTCTTTGAAGATTTTTTCAAGGTCGCTGGTAATTTCAATTCCGAGTTTCTCCGCGTCCGGCGGCGTCGCGACAGGGTCGTATCCGAGAATTTTCATATTGAACCCGGTTGACATCTTCGCTACGGCCATTCCGATTCGTCCCAGGCCGATTATGCCGAGAACTTTATTGTTGAGCTGGTTGCCCATAAAACTTTTCTTGTCCCATTCGCCGCCTTTGAATTTGGTGCTTGCCGGTGCGATATGCCTGCTCAGCGACAGCATCAGGGCCATCGTATGTTCAGCCGCGCTTAGCGTATTTCCGCCGGGCGTGTTCATTACGAGTATGCCTTTTTTCGTTGCTGCCGGAACATCGATATTATCGATGCCTGCTCCTGCTCGTGCAATGCCTCGCAGTTTCCCGCTCTTTTCGAGCACCTTGGCTGTTACTTTTGTCTCGCTTCTTACGATAAGTCCGTCATACTCTCCGATGATTGAAATAAGTTCTTCCGGACTGATGCCGGTTTTAACTACCGGTTCGACATCTTTCATAGCCTTGAGCAGTTCAATACCTTCTTTTGCCAGCTTGTCGGTAATAAGAATTTTAATCATTTCTTTCTCCTTTGTTCGTTTACCATGTATAAGAGTCAAGTTCTTTTTGTTCTTCCGGAATACGGAAATTAGCGGTTTTACAATCGTAAAGATATCTTATAACGCAGTAAGCCGTTGCGTTCGACAGTTTTTCGACAGAAGATTGCAGCGTACCGGCTTCAGTCTCGAAACCTATCGTTATTTCTTTGCAGCCCTCGTCGCCGATGGGCCAGAGTTTTTCACCCTTCATATTGTCAAGACATGTCCTCGTTATCATCTGACCGGAAAAGAAGTTTTCTTCGGAGAAAGTGCTTATATCGAAGTCCATTATCTGAACAGCCAATACATATTGGGCGCCGAGTTTCGATGCTACTTCGATTGCGTTATTTCTTTTGTCTTCCGGCATTTCCATTCGGATTTTTAGAACATCGGCGTATTCTGTCAGCCGTTCTTTTTTTATTCCCGCCTTTTCTTCCAGCATCCGGTTGAATGAATTTGTCAGCGTGACCCGCAAATCCATCGGTGTTTTTATCCAGCCCGGCTGGCTGATGAAGACAACGATTTTTCCTTCCGTCTCCCCCAGGTTGAATTCCGCACGTGTTATCTTTTCGGAATCTCTTTCTGTACCAAGACTGGCCAAGGCCCCCGCAGACTTGCATCCTGTTGCGAAAGCGATAGTCGTCACGATGCACAGTGTTATCAGAATATTTTTTTTATTTACATTCATTTCTTTTACGGCAATTCCGCCAACGCTCTTGCTAAAGTTACTGCCCAGCCCGCCGCCAGAATTATCGCTCCCGTATAAAATATATACTTTAGCTGCCACAATCTTAACGGCGGCAGGAAAGAAAAGTTTACTCCCAGCACAGAGCTAAGTAAAGAAAAAAACGCTACCCAGAGAAGGATAATGCAACTAATAGCCGCAGCAGGTTGGATGTATAGGGCTTTTATTATCCTTCCTTTCACAAAAACACTTACCGATGTTGTCCAAAAACACGTTGGGCAGGGGATTGAGAAGTTGCGTTTGAACGCGCAGCCGCCGGCCGAGCCGGTGCCGATGAAACCCTCTTCTGTAAGGCAAAACAGCAAAAAAATAAAGCAAATCGACAAAAAAACAGCCCCAAAAATCAGCCGGTCTTCGACTGTGGATTTGGTGAACCATTTTGATTTTTTTTGTTCCATCGTTAAGATTTAAAGTTACTCCTGGCAAAATATTGTGCCAGGCGGGTATAATAATATAAAATGTAAAAAAATCAGTCGCCCGAGTCTAATTACGCGATTTTTGATTTTAAATTTCTTATAATATGTTATCACATTATACGCAAACAAAGAAAGGTTTTAAATGGCTCCTGATAATAAGGATTTAAGCAGATTTCTCGAAACAGCCGTTGTCGCGGCCCGTCTTGCCGGCCAGTATGCCCTTGAGCACATAAACTACGTAAAAACCTATGCCAAAAGTTCCTCCGAGCTTGTAACAGATGCCGACTCGCGCTGCCAGCAGATTATAATCGATACGATTATGCAGAATTTCCCCGACCACGGCATTATAGCCGAGGAAGGCAAGGACAATAAACTTTTCAAACAGCCGCCTCGCGGCGACAGCGACCTGTGGTGGTTAATCGACCCAATCGACGGTACAAATAATTATTCGCAGAGGATTCTGAGTTTTGCGGTCAGTATCGGCTTAATGAGTCAGGGCCGGCCTGTCCTTGGCGTGATTTTTGACCCTGCCACAGATTCGATGTTTACAGCCGCCGGCGACGCTCCCGCTCAATACAATAATGTAAAAATAGGAATCAATGATAAGGATATTGAATTTTTTCAGACCATCGGCATAGAAAGTTTATTTACCGAAGGTGTGCCCGGCTGGATTACATGTCTTCAGGGACTTTTACGATGCCGCAGTCTCGGCACAACGGCTCTGCATCTTGCTTATGTCGCCAAAGGTTCGTTCATTGCGGGTATTATGCACAATCCAAAGCTCTGGGATATAGCAGCCGGGGCATTTATTGCCGAATCCGCAGGCGCGATTGTTACCGATTGGAAGGGCGATTCTCTTTGGCCGGTGGATGTGAATGCTTACAGCGGCGGGCCATTTACAGTTTTGGCCGCCAATAAAAAAGTTCACAAAAAACTCGTTGATATGATTGCAGCTAAGTAAATTCAAACTTTGTTTTTTTGGAAACTTTGCCGCGATTGTTACGCCGCGTAATGGATGCTCAAACTGTGATTCCTCAGCTTTTTGCTCATCATACGGGCGTTTTCCATATATTTATCAAGCTCGCTCCAGAACCTTTTGCTGTGATTCCTTACTTTGGTATGGACTAATTCGTGTATTATAACGTAGTCGGCAAGTTCCTGAGGCAGTCTGACGAGATTCATATTGAGATTAATATTATTTTTGCCGGAGCAGCTGCCCCATCTGGATTTTTGATTTTTTATAAAAACTTTATTGTATGAAAAGTTATATTTTTGCGCCCAGTAATTCAGTCTGGCAGTAAGAACAGCTTTCGCGTTGTTCCTGTCGATGGGAGGCAAAGGCGGCTGGGCAGATTTCAGCAGCTCTGTTTTTTTCATCCTGGCAAGAGCTTTCGTAATCCACTGAAGATTGGACTCGAAAAATTCCTGTGCTTTTTTCAGCGATACTCTGACGGGAATGGTAACCCTGACGGGCTTAAATGGCTTGATGGATATTGATAGTCTCCTGGCTCTTGTGGATTTAGTAAAAACGACAGGTGCCGTCGGGAGCATAGGATGTTTTACTATCGTTGAAGCTTTGTTGTTCTGCATCATTTCTTTCTTATATATTCATTAAGAAATGTTATCATACTTCTGCGGTAATATTCTTCAATAAAAAAAAGGCCCCGCTGAATAGCAGGGCCTTTCGTTTTTTGCAAGTCTTGTTGCTTAGGCTGGTGTTACATTGTTGGCACATGGGCCTTTTTTGCCCTGTCCTACTTCGAACTTAACCTTTTGGTTTTCGCTGAGTGTTGCATAGCCGGTAGTCTTAACTTCTGAATGATGGACGAACAAATCGTTGCCGCCGTCATCTGGAGTAATAAACCCAAAACCTTTGTCTGCATTAAACCATTTTACTGTACCTGTACTCATACTATACTGCTCCTTTGGCCTTTTCACGGGCCGTTTAAAAATTATATCCCTCGGTTTTAATTTATTGGGAGCATACTCCTGAGAGATGAAAGAATACACGCCAAAAACACTTTTCACAAAATTATATAAACTGGATTTCAAAAGTCAACAAAATTCCGCCTTTTTAAGGTGAATGCGCTTTGAATTGAGCCAATTCCGCCTTTTCAGCTAAATTAGGGGAATTTCACAGTTACTTTTTCAGGGCATTTTGCTTTGGCGCCCATTTTTTCTGCCAGGCAGGATACGCGTCCAAAGCCCGCTGCGGGTCGTAAGTGTACCAGCCGTAAGCCCTTCGTTCCCTGTCCACTTCTGCCAGAGAATAAAGCCGCTGACTTTGCCTGTTGCTGAATAGAGGTCTGTACGTTCCGAGTTCATAGAACCTCGCCCATATCGGCGGAGCGTTCTTATCCTCGACGACTCTTTTATCTGTTTTTAAAAGTCTAAGTGGTGTCTGGAACGGCGGAGTATTAAATTCCTCGACTCTGATTCCCATAATTTTAGAATCATCAATCCATTTTATTGCCGCCTGCACGGAATTAATGACTTCTTTACTCGGTTTGTCTATGCTCATCAAAAACAAAACTACCATTGTGCCTTCTCTGTTGCAGATGCTCGGCAGTTCGTACGCTCTTGCTTTGGCGGGGGCCAGGCTATCGGGGTCATGCTGCTGGCACCACCCGGTCAATCTGCCGTTGTCATTTATCTGGCATTTGAGTATGCAGTCCAAACCTTTATCAAAAGCGATTTTGGCTTTTTTCCGTCGGGCTTTATCGACGAAAGAATAATAAGGTTTCTTTTCTATGATATCCTTGAGCATTTTCATAACGCCCGTCATAGCGTCGTCGTTGAACGTAATACATTTGCTGTATTTTTTTTCGAGGGGGAAATACTGCGGCCAGCCGCCGTTGGCGTATTGTGCCGACAGCGCAAAGTCTATTCCGCGCAGCGCGCCTTCTTTATATTTTTCATCTTTGATGATTTGATACGCCTTTGCGAGGTATTTTATATGTGAATATGTCGTACAGTTGTCGAATGTCGTATATGGAACGGGTTTTACCGCGATTATTTTTGCTTTTTGTGCATCGGTTAGTATCGCCAGCATATCATAATTCTTTGGCCAGCCGCCGTTGTCTCTCTGGTAGAGAAGAACATTGTCTGCGATTTCCTTTATTTGTGTTGTCTTGCAGCGGGGCCGGTTCGGTTCGGGGTTAATTATATTCTTATCGTCATAAATATCGTACCAGTGATGTGCGCTGTTGTAAAAATCGTTTGTATCTATCAGGTTTTCCTTATCTCCCGCGTTATTTCCGGCCTGTGAAGTAGAGCAGAATAATAACGACAATACCGTCAGCGCAATTATTTTTTTATTCATCGCAAAAACCTTTCAGTAATTTTTCCTGCTCCTGCAAAGAGTCTGCCCGTTCAGGACTGCTCTGTAGTATGCTGATGAATTTGCAGCTAATTTTGATTTTTATTTTTTTTCTGCGTCCTGCTCTGAGTCCGTCGAAGGTGCCACGGCGTTAGGCTCTGAAGTTGTCGAAGGCGTTACGGTGTTCGGCTCTGAAGTTGTCGAAGGTGTCTCTGCCTGCGGGGCGGGCTTTTCGAAAAGTTCAATTTCGGTAAATTTAATCAAAGAGAAGCTGCTCAGGGTATCGGTTGTTATTTCACCGACGAGGCCGACTCTCTTGCCGAAGAATTCGGTCAAATTGGCATCTGCTATAGCTCCGTCCGCTTCTGCGTAGCAGACCGGTGTATTACTGTCGTCAACAACGAGGTATCGTTTATTGGCGGGCAGATCTGCGTAAAGGAGTGACGGCTTGAATGTTCCGATTATGGCGAATTTACTGATATCTGTAATCGTTTGTTTTTGCTCTTTGCGGGCTTTTTCAATCTCCGCCAGTTGATTCTGCAGTTTGTTTTTCTGGTCTTCGATAATTAATGTGGATTCTTTCGCCAGTTCGCACCGTGCTACGGTTTTAAGCGTATATTTTGCGTATTGTCCTGCTTTGCCGCTGTTTGCGTCTTCGGCAAGAGCCGTCAGTTCGGCCTTTATCCTTGCGAAATTTTGTTCGGCCAGGGGCTTTGCTTTTTCTTCGTCTAATTGGTTTACAAGGGTGTAGTACAGTTCAAGTTCTCTGCTGTTGGCATCGACTTGTTCGATGAGTACGCCCGGTTTTGCAGTTGATGTGCCTGAAGCGATTACACTTTTGGTTACTTTTATGTCTATTCCATCTGCCTTGCGGAGGAATTTTACATATTGGCTGCTCGTCCAAAGGCTTGCCCCTTCCGGCGGAACGATTTTATAATAATCGCCGACTGCTGCGCCGATCAGGCGGACTTTCTGTCCTTTTTTGAGTGCGATTTGAATGCTGTCGCTTAC from Phycisphaerae bacterium harbors:
- a CDS encoding cold-shock protein, which codes for MSTGTVKWFNADKGFGFITPDDGGNDLFVHHSEVKTTGYATLSENQKVKFEVGQGKKGPCANNVTPA
- the serA gene encoding phosphoglycerate dehydrogenase is translated as MIKILITDKLAKEGIELLKAMKDVEPVVKTGISPEELISIIGEYDGLIVRSETKVTAKVLEKSGKLRGIARAGAGIDNIDVPAATKKGILVMNTPGGNTLSAAEHTMALMLSLSRHIAPASTKFKGGEWDKKSFMGNQLNNKVLGIIGLGRIGMAVAKMSTGFNMKILGYDPVATPPDAEKLGIEITSDLEKIFKEADIITVHVPKNEQTLNMIGEAQFKMMKPTTKIINCARGGIINEDALYDALEKKTIAAAALDVFTEEPPVKNKRYEKIPNILVTPHLGASTAEAQVEVAVEAAQILADYLKTGVIKNAVNAPSTGGATPPVVSAYATLAQRIGTLVSVIAGGQIRKVELQYRGSIAEHSVGVVTSSFQIGLLQSSSEDPVNMVNVSALAKERGISIDVTKNTEAKNVASGFGVKVTTAKGACTFTGTVFNEKIMRIIEINGFNVEMTPADNAMIIFNDDKPGVIGAVGTVLGKHSINIQTMGVGQKAAEKKAILAVSLDAMPDEKAIKEISALGFVNEVHVCKLS
- a CDS encoding DNA topoisomerase VI subunit B, which encodes MTVTDMATKKRHQTEQMSFDFGGDSESNTKKAKTKETRKTKEIAETPSEQPQEETPKEKSRTARAGTAESMAAKQRDISVSEFFAKNRQLLGFDNPRKALLTAIKEAVDNSLDACEEAHILPDITVTIKQLTEKKFTIIVRDNGPGIVKQQIPNIFAKLLYGSKFHSLKMSRGQQGIGISAAGMYGLLTTGEPVQIISRTDKRKKASHYHVQIDTGKNKPMVVLDEDCDFELPTGTQVIITLEGKYQKGKQSVDEYLAMTAMANPHAEIIYNSPDGTLYEYKRQLNKRPFIPVEIKPHPYGVELGLFYNMARESTAKNLSAFLHRDFSRVSSNMACEMCKKAKLSKNMRLTALTLKEAEVLHGIINETKIMAPPVNCIGPIGETELEHGLKRTVEAEFYATCTRKPSVYRGNPFLIEAAIAYGFKTEQDSGNGDDEDKQVQMELKRFANRVPLLYQQGACAIHKAVTEINWRNYSLSQSRGALPMGPIILMVHIASVWVPFTSESKEAIAHYPEIIKEIKLAIQECGRKLGMHLRRQKRIKQELAKRGYIETYLPYIGEALQEILDLKTEQVKTVVSRLKEVLEKTRQI
- the pelA gene encoding pectate lyase, which codes for MNKKIIALTVLSLLFCSTSQAGNNAGDKENLIDTNDFYNSAHHWYDIYDDKNIINPEPNRPRCKTTQIKEIADNVLLYQRDNGGWPKNYDMLAILTDAQKAKIIAVKPVPYTTFDNCTTYSHIKYLAKAYQIIKDEKYKEGALRGIDFALSAQYANGGWPQYFPLEKKYSKCITFNDDAMTGVMKMLKDIIEKKPYYSFVDKARRKKAKIAFDKGLDCILKCQINDNGRLTGWCQQHDPDSLAPAKARAYELPSICNREGTMVVLFLMSIDKPSKEVINSVQAAIKWIDDSKIMGIRVEEFNTPPFQTPLRLLKTDKRVVEDKNAPPIWARFYELGTYRPLFSNRQSQRLYSLAEVDRERRAYGWYTYDPQRALDAYPAWQKKWAPKQNALKK
- a CDS encoding inositol monophosphatase yields the protein MAPDNKDLSRFLETAVVAARLAGQYALEHINYVKTYAKSSSELVTDADSRCQQIIIDTIMQNFPDHGIIAEEGKDNKLFKQPPRGDSDLWWLIDPIDGTNNYSQRILSFAVSIGLMSQGRPVLGVIFDPATDSMFTAAGDAPAQYNNVKIGINDKDIEFFQTIGIESLFTEGVPGWITCLQGLLRCRSLGTTALHLAYVAKGSFIAGIMHNPKLWDIAAGAFIAESAGAIVTDWKGDSLWPVDVNAYSGGPFTVLAANKKVHKKLVDMIAAK
- a CDS encoding SprT family zinc-dependent metalloprotease; this translates as MMQNNKASTIVKHPMLPTAPVVFTKSTRARRLSISIKPFKPVRVTIPVRVSLKKAQEFFESNLQWITKALARMKKTELLKSAQPPLPPIDRNNAKAVLTARLNYWAQKYNFSYNKVFIKNQKSRWGSCSGKNNINLNMNLVRLPQELADYVIIHELVHTKVRNHSKRFWSELDKYMENARMMSKKLRNHSLSIHYAA